In Corythoichthys intestinalis isolate RoL2023-P3 chromosome 4, ASM3026506v1, whole genome shotgun sequence, a genomic segment contains:
- the rbm24b gene encoding RNA-binding protein 24b: MHSAQKDTTFTKIFVGGLPYHTTDSSLRKYFEVFGDIEEAVVITDRQTGKSRGYGFVTMADRASADRACKDPNPIIDGRKANVNLAYLGAKPRVIQPGFAFGMPQIHPAFIQRPYGIPAHYVYPQAFVQPSMVIPHVQPSSATATAAAAAATSPYLDYTGAAYAQYSAAAATAAAAAAAAYEQYPYAASPAPAGYMTTAGYGYTVQQPLATAATPGAAAAAAAFSQYQPQQLQTDRIQ, from the exons ATGCATTCGGCCCAGAAAGACACCACCTTCACCAAGATCTTCGTGGGAGGTCTTCCTTACCACACCACCGACTCAAGTCTCAGGAAGTACTTCGAGGTGTTCGGAGACATCGAGGAGGCTGTGGTCATCACAGACCGGCAGACGGGAAAGTCCAGAGGTTATGGATTT gtgACTATGGCAGACCGGGCATCTGCTGACCGTGCCTGCAAGGACCCCAACCCCATTATAGATGGCAGGAAGGCCAATGTAAACCTGGCCTACCTGGGAGCTAAGCCCAGGGTTATACAGCCAG GCTTTGCATTTGGCATGCCTCAGATCCACCCAGCATTCATCCAAAGGCCTTATGG GATCCCCGCTCACTATGTCTACCCTCAGGCCTTTGTCCAGCCTAGTATGGTGATCCCTCATGTACAACCCTCAAGTGCCACGGCAACAGCTGCCGCAGCCGCTGCCACCTCGCCATACCTCGACTACACTGGTGCTGCTTATGCGCAGTACTCGGCGGCAGCTGCCACCGCCGCAGCAGCAGCTGCGGCCGCCTATGAGCAGTATCCCTACGCGGCCTCCCCGGCCCCAGCCGGCTACATGACAACAGCCGGTTACGGCTACACGGTCCAGCAGCCGCTCGCCACCGCTGCCACACCGGGTGCCGCGGCCGCCGCAGCCGCCTTCAGCCAGTATCAGCCTCAGCAGCTGCAGACGGATCGCATTCAGTGA